The genomic region CACGGGCGAACAGGCCGGCGGCCTGCTGCATCATCCACACATTGCCCGCGTTGAACGACGCCACCTGGTGGACGTATTTCGGCAGGACCTCCATGAGGTTGTGGTTCTCGCCGTAGTCCGCCAGCGACTGTCCCTCCGGGACCAGGCGTTCCCAGTTGGTGGCGATGGACTTCAGATGCGCGAGGACGGTCCGGCCGGCGACCGTGGCCTTGAGGAAGGACGTATCGCCGCTGTAGTTCACGTAGTTGAGGACCGTCGTGAAGACACTGAGGTCGTTCGCGCTGTACCAGGGGCCGACGGTGTTGCCCGTGATCCATTCGACGGCGTACCCGACCAGGAGGTCCTTGGTGAGCCAGTGGCTGACCTTGTCCCTGAGCATTCGCGGATCGAGCAGTGCCAGGACGGCGGAGACGTACGAGGTGTCCCAGTAGTAGGTGGTCGTCACCGCGAACTCGGGCGCCGCCGTCACGTAGATGCGGTCGAGCCCCTGGAAGGTGCCGGGTCCGCCGGGCCTGCCGAGCACGGTGGAGAACTCGGGGCCGAGGTTGGTGCGCTCGCACGCCAGCACCGACAGGATGCTCATGTAGTACAGGCGGGCGACGGCGGAGTCCCCGGTCTTGGTCCGCAGGACGGGCAGCGAGCCCGAGTAGTGATCGTTCCCGGGTGTGAAGGCGTCGTACCAGCGCTTCTTCCAGCTCTCGGCGGCCGTGTCGAAGGCCGCTCGGAAGGCGCGCAGCGTGGTGGTGCAGGCGTCCACCACGCCGTTGGCCTCGTCGGCGTCCTTCAACGGGAGCCCTGTCGAGGTCTGGCCCACCGCCATGACGATGCTGATCGTCACCGACTTCCCGGCGGTGACCGACCACTGGGCGCGTCCGCCGCCCGATGCGGTGGTGAGTGCGGGTGCCGGGGCGAACGCGAATGCGGTTACGGCCGAAGAGGCGCTGTCGGAGATCAGCAGGGTCGAACCGGAGATCTTGCGTGCGGTGAAGGTGTGGTCGTCGCCGGGCCGTGGCGTGTCCCACTCCCAATGGGCCGGAAGGGCCCCGTTGGCGATGCGCGGACCCGCTTCGACCGACACCGTGACCGGCGCCGCGGTGGGGTTGGAGACGGTGATGTGCAGCAGCAACTCGTTGCGCTCGAAGGCGAGTCGGGTCGCGGTCCGGACGGTCACCCCCGAGTCGGTGGTCGCCCTGCGCATGATCTCGTAGGCCGACCAGCGCGACTCACCGGCCGTGACCGGGACACCGTCCACGCTCAGTACGCAGGATTCGCCACCGTCGTCCAGATAGGGCGGAAGAGTGAAGTAACTGATTCCCAGCACATTGGGGGAGGTGCCCACGGCTCCCCAGAAGTTGCTGACCGCGGGGCAGTGCCGTACTTCCCGTGCCGACAGCCAGTCGCCGGCCAGCGAGTCGAGCTCCGGCGGCCGGCCGGGCGCCGCCGAACTCCCGCCGGGCAGCGGGGGATTCCCGGTCTTCGGAGCAGGCGTGTGCGCGTGTGCCGTGCCCGCCGTGACGGCGGCGATCCCGGCAGCCGCCGAGGCGGCGAGGACGGTACGTCGGGTGGTACTCATGCCTGTGCGACTCCTTTGACGGAGGATGACGAATGACGGGGGATGACGAACCGGTCTTGCGTCTGTTCCACGTCCGCATGTCGAGGACCACCGCCGTCACCGGGCGGTACCCCCCGCGTGTTGGGAATTGTGACAACGTTGTCGAACGTGTCGCATTCTGGTGCCACTTGGTGAAGGCGTCAATAGGTTGCCGCCGAGGTTCAACTCGGCCGCCGTCTCGTGGTGTTCAGCCGCCGTAGGTCCTTTTCGCACCCGCCCTTGTTCAGCCGCGACGGCCTTCCCCGGCCCTCACTTCGCCCCGTCGACCGTGGACAGCGAGCGCGTGAGTTCCTCGACGAAGCTGTGTACGTCGCCGAGCTCCCAGACCTGGCCCCCGGTCCGGTCCAGCAGCAGGCGCCCGTGCACCGAGGACCAGACCGACATGGCAGCCGCTTCCGGCGTCTGCGTCAGCCGCATCCCCGTCTCGGCGAGCCGCGCCACCGCGCTGCGCCAGCGTGCCGCGACCCGTGCGGTCTCCTGTTCGTGCAGCGCCCGGTCGGTGAACATCACGCGGAAGCTCGACGGCTTGCGCTGGGCGAAGTCGCAGTACGCATGGGCGAGCTCCGCGAGGCGTCGTCCGGCCGGTTGGCCGGCCGAGGCCACTTCGGCCCGGTCCATCTCGTCCAGCAGCTGCTCGAAGAGGCACTTCAGCGCGGCCTCCGAGAGGGCCTCCTTGTCGGCGAAGTGCCGGTAGATGGCCGGGGCGGTGATGCCCGCTTCCCGTGCCACCTCCCGGAGCGACAGGGGCATCGGCCGCATGCGCTCGTCGTCGGCGATCAGCCGGAGCATGGCCTCCAGGATCTCGGTACGGAGCCGGTCGCCCTCGCCGCGGGCGTTGCGGGGTCTGCGTTCGGCCGGTGCCGGAGCGTGCGGTGCGGGTGGGTCTGGGCTTTCGGGCATGCCTCAAGCCTTGCACAGGGGGCACGGTCGGCCGGGGTACGCGCCAACTCCTAGGAACGGGGCCTGTCTTGTCTGGCCAACTCAGCTAAACGCATGTAAATATACGAGCGTTAACTTAATGTCGCGCGGCGGCCGACCGCCGCACGCCGCCCGGACAGGAGCCCCCCATGCGCATCACGATCGACGAAGAGAAGTGCTGCGGAGCAGGTCAGTGCGTGCTGGTCGCCCCCGAAGTCTTCGACCAGCGTGACGAGGACGGCGTCGTGATCCTGCTCGACGCCGAACCGCCGGCCGAGCAGCACGCGGCCACCCGCGAGGCAGCGGCCGTCTGTCCGGCAGCCGCCATCGAGGTCCACGCCTGACGCAGCCGCCCGGATGCGTCGTCGGCGGACCGCACGCTTCGGGGCCCCCGCCGGTCCCTCGCGACCTCCCGCGGAGCGGGAGTGCGACGCGCGAGCACCGCCTCGGCAGGCACAGCAACCCGCCCCCACAGGGAGACTTCATGAGCATGGAAAGTCCATCGCCCGAGGTGCCCGCCTTCCCCTTGCAGCGCGGCTGCCCGTTCGCCCCGCCCGAGACCGCCAGTGCGTTCCGCGAGAGCGGCACACCGCGCCGGGTGACCATCTGGGACGGCAGCGAGCCGTGGCTGATCACCAGGCACGACCAGATCCAGCAAGTGCTGGGCGCTCGTGGGGCGTTCGGTGCGGACGTCACCGACCCCGGCTTCCCCAACACCTCCAGCGCTCAGCCCACCGTCGAGGGCGAGATCTTCTTCCGCAAGGACGGCGACGAACACCTGCCGATCCGCCGCATCCTCAACGCCGACTTCACCGTGAAGCGCGCCGAGGCACTGCGCCCGCGCATCGCCGAGCTGACCGAGCAGCTCCTCGACGAGCTGGAGGCGAAGGGCGAACCGGTCGACCTCATCGAGGATTTCGCCCTCGCGGTGCCGACCGTCGTCATCTGCGAGGTCCTCGGCGTTCCCTACGGTGAGCGGCATGCCGTACACGAGTCCTCGAAGAAGCTCGTGCAGTTGAGCCTGCCCATGGAGGAGAAGCTCGCGGCCCACCAGTCGCTGCACGAGAACCTCGCCCGGAACATGGAGCACAAGCGGACCTCCCCGGACAGCGGACTGCTCTCGCTTCTCGTCAACACCCACGTCGACGAAAGGGGCGACCTCACCTTCGAGCAGGCCGTCCGGCTCGGCACCCTGGTGATCGGCGCCGGTCACGAGACCACCGCGAACATGATCGGCCTGGGCATCCTCGCCTTCCTCCGCGAGCCCGGACAACGCGCCGTCCTGATGTCGGACCCGGCGAAGTACGCGAGCGGCGCGACCGAGGAGATGATGCGCTACTGGAGCATGGTCCAGACCGAGCCCCGCCGCGTGTGTCTGGAGGACACCGAGGTCGGCGGTGTCCTGATCAGGGCCGGTGAGGGCATCATCTGCAACCTGCCGGCCGCCAACCGGGACCCCGAGGTCTTCGCCGAGCCGGAGAAGCTCGACATCACCCGTACCGACCGGCGGCACATGGGGTTCGGATTCGGTGTCCACCAGTGCCTGGGCCAGAACCTCTCCCGGGTGGAGATGCAAGAGGCGTGGCCGCGCCTCTTCCGGCGCCTGCCCGGCCTCCGGCTCGCCGTCGACGTGAGCGAACTGCACTTCCACGACGACGCACTCACGTACGGCCTCGAACGCCTGCCGGTGACGTGGTGACCCGCGAGGGCACAGGGACGGCCGGCCCCGGCGACGGGAACACCCCCGACCCGCCGGCAGACCTCGCCGAGCGCGGCCGGGCGGTGATGGCCGAGGTCATGTGCGCCGAAGTGCCCGACTCCGTGGGCGAGCCGGGCTCGCTCGGGGACCTGGCCGCCAGACACATCTTCGGCGATCTCTGGGACCGGCCGGGCCTGTCCCGGCGCGAGCGCCGCATCGTCACCCTGACCCTGCTGGCCGCGCTCGGTCAGGGCGGTCCGCACGCATCGCTGCACATCAAGGCGGCACTCGCCAGCGGTGACCTCACCGAGGCCGAACTGCACGAGATGAGCGTGCAGATGGCGTACTACGCGGGCTGGCCCCTGGCCACTTCCTTCGGCTGGGCCGTCGACGAGGCCACCGGGCGGTCCGGCACCTCCGACGCGGTGCGAGACCTGGCAACCGGCCCGGCCGGGCGCGCTACGGCCGGCCCTGACGGACAGACCGAGGACGGCCGTTGATGACCCCACGCCTGTACGACAGGACCGCCGTGGTGGTCGGTGGCGGCCAGACCCCCGGCCTTACCACCGGGAACGGCCGCGCGGTCGCCCTGGCCTTCGCCCGCGAAGGGGCCCGCGTCCTGGTCGTCGACCGGGATCTCGAATCGGCCGAGGAGACGGCCGCGTTGGTGCGTAAGGCCGGTGGCAGTGCTGTTGCGCACCGGGCGGACATCACCGTCGAGGAGGACTGCGCCGCCATCCTCACCGCAGCCCTCGACAGCCTCGGGCACGTCGACATCCTGCACAACAACGTCGGCGTCGTGCCGTTCGGCCGGACCGAGATCCTGCCGGTCGAGGAGTGGCGCCGCGGCTTCGAGGTCAACCTCACCGGCATGTGGCTCACCTGCAAACACGTCCTGCCTCACATGCGGGAGCGGGGGAGCGGGGCCGTCGTCAACATCTCCTCCATGGCCGGGCTGCTCGCCGGTGGGGACGCCATTGCCTACAGCACGTCCAAGGCCGCGGTGCACTCCATGACCCGCAGCCTGGCCCTCGAATACGCACCGCACGGCGTGCGCGTCAATGCCGTCGCCCCCGGCATGATGGACACCCCCATGGGAGTCGACGCCGTCGCCCGTGCCAGCGGCGTGGACCGGGCGGACGTGGCGGCCGGACGGGCGGCCATGGTCCCCATGGGCCACCAGGGAACCAGCGAGGACGTCGCCAACGCGGCTCTGTTCCTCGCGTCGGACGAGTCCGCGTTCATCACCCGGCGCCGTGCTGCCGGTGGACGGCGGGTTCATCCTCAGGGCGGGAACCCACTAGGACCTGTCCGGCCGGTCTTGTCGGACCGGCCCGGGGCACCCCGGGACCGGCAGGACCGGCCCAGCGCGCCGATCAGGACCTTCCGCGTAGTCCTGTAGTCCTCATTCGAGTGACAGAACTGTGCTTCGTGAGTTGGGAGTTGGTGGAGGGCTGTAGAACAGCCCTCCACGGCGGCTGAGTGCGGATGGTCCCGGGAGGGCCCGTGAAATGGTTCAGGAAGCTCGCGGTAGTCATGTCGGCCGCCGCGCTGGCGGCGGTCGGTCCGAGTATCGCGCCGGCGCAGGCAATCGTCGGAGGCGCCGACGTCCGGCGTGGCGAGTTCCCGCACATGGCGGGCCTGGTGGACAAGGGTTCCGGTCAGGTCTTCTGCGGGGGCTCGCTGATCAGCGACCAGTACGTGCTGACATCCGCGAGCTGCCTGCGGGGCAGGACACCGGCCACCACCGCTGTCCTCCTCGGCGATGTCGATACCGCGACCGGTACCGACACCCCCTACGCGCGTCTCTATCCGTCCGGGCGATGGACCGTCAACCCCGCCTTCGATGCCGCCACCGACCGTAACGACATCGCCCTCATCCAACTCGGCAGCAAGGCGGAGCTGAATCAGGGGGTGAGCCCCGTGCTGCTCGATACGAGCGGTCCCTCCGACCATGTGGGGCAGACCGCGGAGGCTGTGGGCTGGGGCACTCGCATCTTCGGCGGACCGCAGCCGACCAAGGTGCAGAAGGCCGCCCTGCGCGTCATCTCCGTGCAGCAGTGCAGGAATACGTACGGCGACAAGCTGGACGCCTCAAGCCAGATGTGCACCTTCGCAGCCAGAGCGGGCACCTGTCAGTACGACACCGGTGGCCCCCTGGTGATCCATCTCAACGGCAGGCTGCACCTCGTCGGGCTCATTTCCTACGGGCAGGGCTGCGCCGGCGGTTATCCCGACGTGTACACCCGCGTTGCCGCATACAGGCATTGGATCGAGCAGATCGTCGGCTCGCTCCCCGCCGGCTGAGGGCTGTCCCGGGCCCGCGCCGGTCAGGCGCGGGCCCGGGACGTTCAGTTCGGCCGGGCCCTCGTCGCGGTCAGGGGTAGACCCTGCCGCTGCACGGGTCCAGGCCTGCCTTGCTGAGGCAGACCTGGTACCAGGTCGCGCTCTTGCCGAAGTAGGCGTTCCCTCAGGCGCTGTTGTGGCTGCTCCGGCCCGGTGTCACAGTCCTATGCGGGTGTGGCTGCGGGCGTTGGTCAACGCAACGCGGGCGCTGAGCAGTTCGGCGGGGCTCAGCGTCCTGACCCGGTCCGGATCGGCATCCCATTCCCGGCCGCCGCCGAGCGGACGCAGCTGGAGGTACGGGCCCACCCGGCCCATGACGACGCCGACACGGCCGCGAACCGGGTCGTGGACGGTGTCGCCCACCGCCGGGGCCACCGCCGGGCCCACTGCCGGGGCCGGGCGGGGCGTGTCCGGCCCCGGCCCCGGTCCGGGGCAGTTCGTCACCGACCGGTTCCCTTCACGACGACGGCGGCGAGCGCCAGCGCGACGGGTGCGGAGCAGACCCCCAGGTGTACGAGGGCGTACCGGGCCTCCCTTCTGTGCTCGGCCTCGCGCTCCTCGTCGTGCGGGGCGGCTGCTCCGTGCCCGTGGACGACGTCGTTCCAGGGGGTACGCACGTCCATGGCGGGGAGCTGGATGCCGGCCTGGCTGAGGGCGGCGGCGAGTGTGTCGCGGGCATCGAGTGCCTCCTTGGTCCTGTCCGTCTCCTCCCGCCATTCGACCGGCGGTACGGGAACGTCGGCGGCGCGGGTGAGGCTGCCCTGCGGTGTCCTGCGGGGGAGGGGCGGCCTGGGCGTCATGGTGACTTCCTTCGGTTGGTCGTAGCGCGGATCCGCTGCCCCGGCCACGGGTCGTGAACTACCGTGCGTGAGGGGCTCATTACGAGAATGGCCTGGTCGGGGGCGCGGCTCACCGACGGCTGGGGCTGTTGCCCCGGCGGGAGAATCAAGTTCCACACGTTCCACGGAGGGTGCGATGCCGACGAGGCGGACGGTCACAGGCCGCAGCAGGGAACCGCGTGCGCGGTTCGCGGAGGAGCTGCGGGTGCTGCGTACCGGGCGCGGCCAGAGTCTGCGGCAGCTGGGCGACCGGCTGGGCTGGGACTGGTCGTTGTTCGGAAAGATGGAGAAGGGCGAGACGGTCGGCGGCCCGGAGGTGGTCGAGGCGCTGGACC from Streptomyces sp. NBC_01267 harbors:
- a CDS encoding carboxymuconolactone decarboxylase family protein, which translates into the protein MTREGTGTAGPGDGNTPDPPADLAERGRAVMAEVMCAEVPDSVGEPGSLGDLAARHIFGDLWDRPGLSRRERRIVTLTLLAALGQGGPHASLHIKAALASGDLTEAELHEMSVQMAYYAGWPLATSFGWAVDEATGRSGTSDAVRDLATGPAGRATAGPDGQTEDGR
- a CDS encoding ferredoxin — translated: MRITIDEEKCCGAGQCVLVAPEVFDQRDEDGVVILLDAEPPAEQHAATREAAAVCPAAAIEVHA
- a CDS encoding serine protease; translation: MKWFRKLAVVMSAAALAAVGPSIAPAQAIVGGADVRRGEFPHMAGLVDKGSGQVFCGGSLISDQYVLTSASCLRGRTPATTAVLLGDVDTATGTDTPYARLYPSGRWTVNPAFDAATDRNDIALIQLGSKAELNQGVSPVLLDTSGPSDHVGQTAEAVGWGTRIFGGPQPTKVQKAALRVISVQQCRNTYGDKLDASSQMCTFAARAGTCQYDTGGPLVIHLNGRLHLVGLISYGQGCAGGYPDVYTRVAAYRHWIEQIVGSLPAG
- a CDS encoding cytochrome P450, with the translated sequence MESPSPEVPAFPLQRGCPFAPPETASAFRESGTPRRVTIWDGSEPWLITRHDQIQQVLGARGAFGADVTDPGFPNTSSAQPTVEGEIFFRKDGDEHLPIRRILNADFTVKRAEALRPRIAELTEQLLDELEAKGEPVDLIEDFALAVPTVVICEVLGVPYGERHAVHESSKKLVQLSLPMEEKLAAHQSLHENLARNMEHKRTSPDSGLLSLLVNTHVDERGDLTFEQAVRLGTLVIGAGHETTANMIGLGILAFLREPGQRAVLMSDPAKYASGATEEMMRYWSMVQTEPRRVCLEDTEVGGVLIRAGEGIICNLPAANRDPEVFAEPEKLDITRTDRRHMGFGFGVHQCLGQNLSRVEMQEAWPRLFRRLPGLRLAVDVSELHFHDDALTYGLERLPVTW
- a CDS encoding LamG domain-containing protein, with the protein product MSTTRRTVLAASAAAGIAAVTAGTAHAHTPAPKTGNPPLPGGSSAAPGRPPELDSLAGDWLSAREVRHCPAVSNFWGAVGTSPNVLGISYFTLPPYLDDGGESCVLSVDGVPVTAGESRWSAYEIMRRATTDSGVTVRTATRLAFERNELLLHITVSNPTAAPVTVSVEAGPRIANGALPAHWEWDTPRPGDDHTFTARKISGSTLLISDSASSAVTAFAFAPAPALTTASGGGRAQWSVTAGKSVTISIVMAVGQTSTGLPLKDADEANGVVDACTTTLRAFRAAFDTAAESWKKRWYDAFTPGNDHYSGSLPVLRTKTGDSAVARLYYMSILSVLACERTNLGPEFSTVLGRPGGPGTFQGLDRIYVTAAPEFAVTTTYYWDTSYVSAVLALLDPRMLRDKVSHWLTKDLLVGYAVEWITGNTVGPWYSANDLSVFTTVLNYVNYSGDTSFLKATVAGRTVLAHLKSIATNWERLVPEGQSLADYGENHNLMEVLPKYVHQVASFNAGNVWMMQQAAGLFARADDAATAEDLTARAEALRTEVLKLYVDGTGVWNCRHEDGTTVAVRFVLDFCIAGNLLAASLPEEQKTDMKRFVTDELLAGDWMRALSLSDSQAPVARTDHGTSGAYDAWPSLTAQTFARFGDYPAFLSMLERCAGVTRNGPFSQSHELLQYAGVRVTDRPALNPAGAVTVSAWINPSSWPENPWEGSIIAKDSWDGGRDAGYALRGGADGTISFVLALDGHFVETLTTTTVPPSGWHHVAGVYDGEQVRIYIDGTAHATRSATGGITSSTNTPVVVGNCPADSSRRFSGSVDEARIYARALSAAEIDAQYRAATPATGADDSSLVLRLPFAEGNGTKTTESATSRAFDIEGAAWSGSRTGFGSALTLSDATTDYRAAIAPVDQWQTFNSMASGNFSQTVISDLFGYAPEDATAELRSATMPRGITATLSGVVLNGRNHTITSRPEGLSLT
- a CDS encoding SDR family NAD(P)-dependent oxidoreductase; translation: MTPRLYDRTAVVVGGGQTPGLTTGNGRAVALAFAREGARVLVVDRDLESAEETAALVRKAGGSAVAHRADITVEEDCAAILTAALDSLGHVDILHNNVGVVPFGRTEILPVEEWRRGFEVNLTGMWLTCKHVLPHMRERGSGAVVNISSMAGLLAGGDAIAYSTSKAAVHSMTRSLALEYAPHGVRVNAVAPGMMDTPMGVDAVARASGVDRADVAAGRAAMVPMGHQGTSEDVANAALFLASDESAFITRRRAAGGRRVHPQGGNPLGPVRPVLSDRPGAPRDRQDRPSAPIRTFRVVL
- a CDS encoding TetR/AcrR family transcriptional regulator, encoding MPESPDPPAPHAPAPAERRPRNARGEGDRLRTEILEAMLRLIADDERMRPMPLSLREVAREAGITAPAIYRHFADKEALSEAALKCLFEQLLDEMDRAEVASAGQPAGRRLAELAHAYCDFAQRKPSSFRVMFTDRALHEQETARVAARWRSAVARLAETGMRLTQTPEAAAMSVWSSVHGRLLLDRTGGQVWELGDVHSFVEELTRSLSTVDGAK